In one Nicotiana sylvestris chromosome 8, ASM39365v2, whole genome shotgun sequence genomic region, the following are encoded:
- the LOC104237719 gene encoding protein LIGHT-DEPENDENT SHORT HYPOCOTYLS 10, with translation MSSSDRGKDLAEGSSRSPGDQSITTPSRYESQKRRDWNTFNQYLRNQRQPIPLSQCNGNHVLEFLGYLDQFGKTKVHLQGCMFYGQPEPPAPCTCPLRQAWGSLDALIGRLRAAYEENGGSPETNPFASTAIRVYLREVKECQAKARGIAYKKKQKKASPSTGDDDSNAQSQEDNSDYDNNVDESGDDTPFPNEGDDEEDVNVKPELTMENAPPPIRPKVYESNVPFHSRHISYLDNLPSMPDVDALIRDLDEI, from the exons ATGTCAAGTAGTGATAGAGGCAAAGATTTAGCTGAGGGATCCTCAAGATCCCCAGGAGATCAATCGATAACAACACCTAGTCGATACGAGTCCCAAAAACGACGAGATTGGAACACTTTTAATCAGTACTTGAGGAATCAGAGGCAACCAATTCCGCTATCTCAGTGCAATGGCAACCACGTACTAGAGTTTCTTGGATACCTGGACCAGTTTGGAAAGACTAAGGTTCATTTACAAGGTTGTATGTTCTATGGACAACCCGAGCCACCGGCTCCTTGTACTTGTCCGCTCAGACAAGCTTGGGGAAGCCTTGATGCACTCATCGGTAGGCTTCGAGCTGCCTACGAAGAAAATGGCGGCTCGCCTGAGACGAATCCATTTGCTAGCACTGCGATTCGCGTGTATCTTAGGGAAGTGAAAGAGTGTCAAGCTAAGGCCCGTGGCATTGCGTATAAGAAGAAACAAAAGAAGGCTAGCCCTAGCACAGGAGATGATGATTCCA atgcgcagagtcaggaagataatagtgattatgacaacaatgtcgatgagtctggagatgacactcCCTTCCCTAacgagggtgatgatgaggaggacgTGAATGTCAAACCTGAGCTGACGATGGAGAATGCTCCACCTCCCATTAGACCAAAAGTGTACGAGTCCAATGTGCCATTTCATTCAAGGCATATttcctaccttgataatttgccaagtatgccaGATGTGGATGCCCTTATAAGGGATCTTGACGAAATTTGA